Proteins co-encoded in one Pogoniulus pusillus isolate bPogPus1 chromosome 15, bPogPus1.pri, whole genome shotgun sequence genomic window:
- the LOC135181540 gene encoding histone H2B 1/2/3/4/6: protein MPEPAKSAPAPKKGSKKAVTKTQKKGDKKRKKSRKESYSIYVYKVLKQVHPDTGISSKAMGIMNSFVNDIFERIAGEASRLAHYNKRSTITSREIQTAVRLLLPGELAKHAVSEGTKAVTKYTSSK from the coding sequence ATGCCTGAGCCAGCCAAATCCGCTCCTGCGCCCAAGAAGGGCTCTAAGAAAGCCGTGACCAAGACCCAGAAGAAGGGCGACAAGAAGCGCAAGAAGAGCCGCAAGGAGAGCTACTCCATCTACGTGTAcaaggtgctgaagcaggtgCACCCCGACACGGGCATCTCGTCTAAGGCCATGGGCATCATGAACTCCTTCGTCAACGACATCTTCGAGCGCATCGCCGGCGAAGCCTCTCGCCTGGCGCACTACAACAAGCGCTCCACCATCACGTCGCGGGAGATCCAGACGGCCgtgcggctgctgctgcccggtgAGCTGGCCAAGCACGCCGTGTCcgagggcaccaaggctgtcaCTAAGTACACCAGCTCCAAGTAG